A window of Helicoverpa armigera isolate CAAS_96S chromosome 30, ASM3070526v1, whole genome shotgun sequence contains these coding sequences:
- the LOC135116585 gene encoding serine protease snake-like: protein MFCRTVVFNIMIYYLIILSYLCSVCVNSHLGLYEGATCESNGVKGRCVSLYKCLGTLVDKKENIQTPICSFEGKTPIVCCTDCDLVEDIRKMIMDAQLGFLYLTGKKAEDACTRYKNKIDFGCKHEYGHSWYYELLRLRYSEAKKCHKVSLEKFDEYLYVEGQDAERYQYPHMALLGYGPDVDSALWLCGGTVISERYILTAAHCLSQPKIGPVKYIALGILRRSDPLAMWQTYNVRRVVPHPEYKSPSKYHDIALLETDTEIKFNDDVHPACLHTKGEAEEVLTGTGWGALGHRQQLADTLQTLDISRFSEEECKQHYPKYRHLLQGYNHTTQMCYGDRVTVADSCEGDSGGPLQSKTLDEHRCVATVVGVTSAGKQCGITAGSGLYTRVIHYVPWIESVVWP, encoded by the exons ATGTTTTGTCGAACAGTCGTGTTTAATATaatgatatattatttaataatattgtcttaTTTATGCAGTGTTTGTGTAAACAGCCATTTAGGATTGTACGAAG gtgCTACATGTGAATCAAATGGAGTTAAAGGAAGATGTGTCAGTCTATATAAATGTTTGGGCACTCTTGTggataagaaagaaaatatacaaacacca ATATGCTCTTTCGAAGGCAAAACACCCATAGTGTGCTGTACGGACTGCGATCTGGTTGAAGATATCAG gaaaatgataatggaTGCTCAATTGGGTTTCCTGTATTTAACTGGAAAGAAAGCTGAAGATG CCTGCACTCGGTACAAGAATAAAATTGACTTTGGTTGCAAACATGAGTATGGGCATTCATGGTATTATGAATTGCTTCGTCTTCGCTACTCAGAAGCTAAGAAATGTCATAAAGTATCACTGGAGAAATTCGACGAATATCTATATGTTGAAGGGCAAGACGCTGAACGGTACCAATATCCGCATATG GCTCTGCTTGGATACGGCCCAGACGTGGACTCCGCTCTCTGGCTCTGCGGAGGCACTGTGATCAGTGAGCGGTACATCCTCACGGCTGCCCACTGCTTGTCCCAGCCAAAAAT AGGACCCGTGAAGTACATCGCGCTCGGCATCCTCCGACGCTCCGACCCTCTGGCCATGTGGCAGACGTACAACGTGAGGAGGGTGGTGCCTCACCCGGAGTATAAGTCGCCCTCCAAGTACCACGACATCGCACTGCTCGAGACTGATACTGA GATAAAATTCAATGATGACGTGCATCCAGCGTGTCTCCACACGAAGGGAGAGGCTGAAGAGGTTCTGACGGGCACCGGGTGGGGAGCCCTGGGTCACAGACAACAACTGGCTGATACATTGCAGact CTGGACATCTCGAGGTTCAGCGAAGAGGAATGTAAGCAGCACTACCCCAAATACAGACATCTTCTGCAAGGATACAATCACACCACACAGATGTGCTACGGAGACAGAGTGACCGTGGCTGATTCCTGCGAG GGTGACAGCGGCGGACCACTTCAGTCAAAAACTCTAGACGAGCATCGCTGCGTGGCGACCGTGGTCGGAGTGACGTCAGCCGGGAAGCAGTGCGGCATCACTGCTGGCTCCGGACTGTACACCAGGGTCATACACTACGTGCCCTGGATCGAGAGCGTCGTCTGGCCCTAA
- the LOC110382673 gene encoding serine protease snake isoform X1, giving the protein MLFHILIVSCLCSFFVESEYLDLEEGSYCEWDSFQGRCANVYRCLSTILDKKYNKQAPICAFEGKTPIICCTDCELVDDLRKIIIDDKLGFLYKTGQKAEDACTRFKQIVDYRCKHDDSYDWSYSLSYRFDNPCRNVSLLKSRGSFFSQGRSAKRYEYPHMALLGYGDDVESALWLCGGTVISERFILTAAHCISQPRVGPVKYIALGILRRSDPLDKWQRYNVRRVVPHPEYKSPSKYHDIALLETDTEINFNNDVHPACLHTKGEAEEILTGTGWGALGHRQQLADTLQSLDISRFSEEECKQHYSPHRHLLQGYNHTTQMCYGDRVTVADSCEGDSGGPLQSKTLDEHHCVTTVVGVTSAGKQCGITAGSGLYTRVIHYVPWIESVVWP; this is encoded by the exons atgttatTTCATATATTAATAGTGTCGTGTTTATGCAGTTTTTTTGTGGAAAGCGAGTATTTAGATTTAGAGGAAG ggTCCTACTGCGAATGGGATTCATTTCAGGGACGTTGTGCCAACGTATATAGATGTTTGAGTACTATACTCGATAAGAAATACAATAAGCAGGCACCG ATATGTGCATTCGAGGGTAAAACGCCGATAATATGCTGCACAGACTGCGAACTAGTTGACGATTTGAG gAAAATCATAATAGATGACAAATTGggttttctttataaaactgGACAGAAAGCTGAAGATG CTTGTACAAGGTTTAAGCAGATCGTTGACTATAGATGCAAGCATGACGACTCCTACGATTGGTCATATTCACTGAGTTATCGATTTGACAACCCTTGCAGGAACGTTTCACTTTTAAAATCGCGAGGATCCTTTTTCAGCCAAGGAAGATCGGCTAAAAGATACGAATACCCACACATG GCTCTGCTCGGGTATGGCGACGATGTGGAGTCAGCTCTCTGGCTCTGCGGAGGAACTGTGATCAGTGAGCGATTCATCCTCACGGCTGCTCACTGCATATCTCAGCCAAGAGT AGGTCCCGTGAAGTACATCGCGCTCGGCATCCTCCGACGCTCCGACCCTCTGGACAAGTGGCAGAGGTACAACGTGAGGAGGGTGGTACCACACCCGGAGTATAAGTCGCCTTCCAAGTACCACGACATCGCGCTGCTCGAGACTGATACCga GATAAACTTCAACAATGATGTGCATCCAGCGTGTCTCCACACGAAGGGGGAAGCTGAAGAGATTCTGACGGGCACCGGGTGGGGGGCTCTGGGACACAGACAACAACTGGCTGATACATTGCAGTCT CTGGACATCTCGAGGTTCAGCGAAGAGGAATGTAAGCAGCACTACTCGCCACACAGACATCTTCTGCAAGGATACAATCACACCACACAGATGTGCTACGGAGACAGAGTGACCGTGGCTGATTCCTGCGAG GGTGACAGCGGTGGACCTCTCCAGTCAAAAACTCTAGACGAGCATCACTGCGTGACGACCGTGGTCGGGGTGACGTCAGCCGGGAAGCAGTGCGGCATCACTGCTGGCTCCGGACTGTACACCAGGGTCATACACTACGTGCCCTGGATCGAGAGCGTCGTCTGGCCCTGA
- the LOC110382673 gene encoding serine protease snake isoform X2, giving the protein MLFHILIVSCLCSFFVESEYLDLEEGSYCEWDSFQGRCANVYRCLSTILDKKYNKQAPICAFEGKTPIICCTDCELVDDLRKIIIDDKLGFLYKTGQKAEDACTRFKHTLNYVCKHGSYDWQFSLGYPLANKCRNLTFVEQRWYFYALGRAAQKYEYPHMALLGYGDDVESALWLCGGTVISERFILTAAHCISQPRVGPVKYIALGILRRSDPLDKWQRYNVRRVVPHPEYKSPSKYHDIALLETDTEINFNNDVHPACLHTKGEAEEILTGTGWGALGHRQQLADTLQSLDISRFSEEECKQHYSPHRHLLQGYNHTTQMCYGDRVTVADSCEGDSGGPLQSKTLDEHHCVTTVVGVTSAGKQCGITAGSGLYTRVIHYVPWIESVVWP; this is encoded by the exons atgttatTTCATATATTAATAGTGTCGTGTTTATGCAGTTTTTTTGTGGAAAGCGAGTATTTAGATTTAGAGGAAG ggTCCTACTGCGAATGGGATTCATTTCAGGGACGTTGTGCCAACGTATATAGATGTTTGAGTACTATACTCGATAAGAAATACAATAAGCAGGCACCG ATATGTGCATTCGAGGGTAAAACGCCGATAATATGCTGCACAGACTGCGAACTAGTTGACGATTTGAG gAAAATCATAATAGATGACAAATTGggttttctttataaaactgGACAGAAAGCTGAAGATG CTTGCACAAGGTTTAAGCATACTTTGAATTATGTATGCAAGCATGGATCGTACGATTGGCAGTTTTCACTGGGATATCCATTGGCCAATAAATgtaggaatttgacatttgtAGAACAGAGATGGTACTTTTACGCCCTAGGAAGAGCGGCTCAAAAGTACGAATACCCACACATG GCTCTGCTCGGGTATGGCGACGATGTGGAGTCAGCTCTCTGGCTCTGCGGAGGAACTGTGATCAGTGAGCGATTCATCCTCACGGCTGCTCACTGCATATCTCAGCCAAGAGT AGGTCCCGTGAAGTACATCGCGCTCGGCATCCTCCGACGCTCCGACCCTCTGGACAAGTGGCAGAGGTACAACGTGAGGAGGGTGGTACCACACCCGGAGTATAAGTCGCCTTCCAAGTACCACGACATCGCGCTGCTCGAGACTGATACCga GATAAACTTCAACAATGATGTGCATCCAGCGTGTCTCCACACGAAGGGGGAAGCTGAAGAGATTCTGACGGGCACCGGGTGGGGGGCTCTGGGACACAGACAACAACTGGCTGATACATTGCAGTCT CTGGACATCTCGAGGTTCAGCGAAGAGGAATGTAAGCAGCACTACTCGCCACACAGACATCTTCTGCAAGGATACAATCACACCACACAGATGTGCTACGGAGACAGAGTGACCGTGGCTGATTCCTGCGAG GGTGACAGCGGTGGACCTCTCCAGTCAAAAACTCTAGACGAGCATCACTGCGTGACGACCGTGGTCGGGGTGACGTCAGCCGGGAAGCAGTGCGGCATCACTGCTGGCTCCGGACTGTACACCAGGGTCATACACTACGTGCCCTGGATCGAGAGCGTCGTCTGGCCCTGA